CACAGACATCCAAAGAAACACTTCCTCTTCTCCAGTGGAATTCAATATCCTTACAGAATCTTCCACTTGACAGAACGATTATGTTGATATGAACAAACCGTGAAATGAATCATTTTATCAAATCTATATGAATGCACAAgtatttttatgattaatttattCAGCATCAAATTGTTTAGCTTAAGTTTTCCGTTATTTTGTTAAACATGTTTAGCTTGTGAtgataaataataagatattttatcaCAAACAGTCACATGCAATGCATTCAAAGTCTGATGATAAGCATAGAAATTAGAGACCTCGAGTAATGTAAAAGAACCTCAGATCAAATTGCCATCTTCGTTAATagtaaattataattatcgatcatatatatgtctaaaTACAGATCATTTGTATTTCAGTATGTGATGATCAGCTCATTGTGCGTATACATAAACAGACAGTTTGAAATTTTCACGGGACAAACAGACTTAAGAACGACATTAAGCTAAGTTGGTCGGAGACATATGCTCTACATTAGCATCTAATGAGAGTCTACGAAGGGGACAatcaaatcttcttcttctttttgtgtttaGTCTAGTCAATTAAACTAAAAGAGATTAAAAGAAGTTCGTTTTGTTCTGTGTAGTATATAACGGTTAGTGTCGCTTCTTGGTGCAACGTATTCTTCCTCTTCTGGGGAGCTTTAACATTGCACGTGTATGGTTCTCCGGCTTCGATTGCTCCTTGCTTCCTTGTGAGGTGGAAAGTTCTCGACATGATATTGACAGGGTTCattatttatttgtgtattaATTGACATGATAGTGACGATTTATATTATTTAGgcgaagaaaaaacaaaacagaggagATCGGAAGTGttaataaatagtattttttttcagtttagAGCGAATCTTGTATTATGATTCTTGTACATAGTGTTATGAAGCTAATCCATTGTTTCTCCGAATCTTAGTATACATATCTAGTGTTTATGCATCTTTGCAACCTAATTACATCAACCTTTGTTGTTCTTTGCGTGGTTACTATGACCGCCTTAATTATTAAATGTATCATCGAAGCTAGGTTTCATAATATTATTGTGTGATTCTGAAAATTTGTAGTTgttatttgttaatatattttacttcaTCATGACACTATTCAAACTAATTATTCCACTTCCTGACcaatattcaaatatatcatTCATTCTCTTTGTTTCAGTTCTCTGTTTTGTGCCACATATTCTCGTGACCTAAATCAAATGAACTATGCAAGGTTTGGTTACAGTTTCTTTTTAATGATGGATAttcaagaaaataatattacGGATCATGCAAATATCTGATTCCTCCAAATATACGCACCTCAAGTTACACATTCTAAACAAAATTGCACTGGACtttcgaaaagaaaaaaaaaactatatctgCTATGTCATtttgaaagagaaaaaatgaaaaaggaaCTTTAATAAGCGAATGACAAACTCGGTTGCTTGTAATATTTATAGTAACTAAATCAATTGATATTTATGGCCAGTCCTCCACTATGTTCTTTCTTGGTACCTTTTTCAATATGATGATTGAGGATgagttcacaaaaaaaaagattgaggatgaatttagagaaattgaAAAAGTTACAAAGAGAGAAGTAGGTCAAATATTCATTCGAGTAGTTATCATCTCTGCCTAGACTTTTAGGCCCAACACATTTTTGAGTCTCTCTAACTACAACAATTTCACACCATCTCTCACTATCTCCTCTTTTATCCCGAAAAATATAATACCTACCATATTTAACATTcgttaaagaaaaaagataacCATATACTTTTTAATGTCAAAACAGATCACTTTTGAAATGTATTAGCATTAACGTAAGAATTATTGGCATGTTTCTCAAGTTAATATGGTTCATACACGATGCAGTTTCCTTGTAACTTGAAGGATTggtaaactaaaatataaaatcccgaaaaaaatgaaagagtaACGAGgcggaaaataaaatatagtataagCATGAGTGGAAATGGAGGAGGACACGATGGCCAGAGCTTGAAACGAACGCCAAACTGAAGTGGAGAAGTTGCAGAAATTTATGAAACGCGTAAAGATGTTTGTATAATGATGTGTTTCACTTTCAACACAAGCATGTATCTCTCTCACATAGCCCCAAATACATGAATGTCATCACTCTTGTCGAGAGTTTAATCCACATTTATTATCCACCTAACTGTTACTCAATGAGTTCAAACATTATATTTCTACTATCACCAAAAGCTATGAAGATGTAATTTTCACCAACACCTATCTCAGTCATTTAGATTTGACCGGTTCCATTGTTTAATGGCGCCTCTCGTGGCTCTAGCTACCCACTTTTTTTAGCATGTGCTTCGAAGACCACGTGATATTATGTAGACCATTCGTTTACAGTACCATTGAAATAAAACGCCATTAccgttaaattttaaatttatagattttttattcAGACGAAACTTAATTAGAAAGTTTTATAACTAAAATCCATTACATGATAAGCATGTACATGAACCCAATTGAGcctataaaaatatgaatagaACAAGATCTCTTGTGTATAAATACTCGAATTAAGTTTatatcactacaaaaaaatggtAGTATTACATCACTTAATTAGTATCAGAAAAATAAGCGATGttaatttacatcatttattgataaatgatatatttcaGAATCAGTTATGTCAAATGATGTTGTTATTAACTTATCTAGCATCATTTCAATGAAATTGACACAAAACTATATTAATTAacatcatttcaaaataaatgatacaaaatacAAGTTTACATCAATTAAATAATTGACACACTTATTAATCTGTACTAACATTACTTATAAAACGATGCAGAAGTAGTATCATTTCAATAAATGATGTAATTTTTTGAATCAGTAATAAAATGatactataataattttagttaattatCAATATATGTAGTTCATTTGttttggttcaaaattttgatgacgctaatttttatattctttaaatttaaaattattcaatttaaattatataaagaaaatcagtgtatttatttattatctttaaaactGTATTACTTTATAATTGATTCATATGAGTTTTgaacatatttaatatatctaatatatattttgataaatccCAATTTCATCACTAAAATTACAACTGACAGTAAGTAATTATTTAATAACGAAACTAAAAAGCTCACTTTTAAAATATCTGTACAtatctaattaattaaaatagataagctaattaaaagaaaaccaaaatttacaATGAATATGCCAAATTTTCACCGTAAATAAATGCTTCtgttaatttcaaatttattgctttaattttgttttgtaaaaatattttatgctattaaatacaatatttttttttgtaaattcatTAACTACAATATTTGTTATAAGAATTATAGTGGGTGATATCTCCTGATTTGTCTCCTATTTTATCTCACCCATAAACCCCGCATAGTTTAAAACGCcaaagtcttcttcttcttctacaatATCTGTTAAACTCTTTCAACACAGTTTTAAAAAAGTTCTCAAATCTGACGCTTGATtatcttttatcatatttttctttaatcttCTGCATGTTAAGTTTTTGATTTtctctaatatttatttttctttgttcttgacatgattttttatttataatagttATTGATAGCTATAAAAAACATGAAGATATGGTGAACGTCAAGATCAATGGAGGTATGCATTTAATCATTATAAATGTGTGTTTCTCGGATAGTTTTCAGAAACAGAAAATAAAGATGCTTTAAATTGTTATGCTATTGATACTTATAACATTACCTTTACTCTAGAGGGGATTATCCAGAGTCTTCACTAAATTaaatattctaatattttttacattttgtaggataattaaaaatatgttcaaGTATCAAGATCCATCTCCATCATTGGACAATTTGCAGTTCTTATTCTACAAGGAGAAGACAAAGAGTATACAAAGAATACCAGAGTTTGTAAGATGGAATGAAGAAATTTGAAACAAAAGCAAGAATGATGGCTGAAATTTATATTGATTGTGTTTGTTTGATATGTtgtttcctctctttttttttgtaaatcatttttttatcgTAATGTGTAACAGAAAAGGTATAAtgaaagattttaattttagtttttctattgtaatattaattgatattggaaaatatatttttgttatgtaaaatataattaattaataaaataataattccgtaattatttaacaaaatattttttttattaatcaaatatttttattttgtggacgtaattattaaaatctaatattCTAATTGATAGAAATACTTACATCATTTAACATTAGTGATGTAAAAACTAACATCATTTATTATAAATGACACATATTAATATCATTTCTATAATTGatgcaaataatttatatttttacatcaATTATTCAGTGAATTGATgtaaattatttgcatcaccactttcagagtcaCTTTTTTAAGTGATGTAAAATtcttttacatcatttataaataatgcaaatattaaaaataaatgatgttaaactgtcttttttttgtagtgtattTATGCTccgaaaacaaaaacttaaaattagGTTCCAAAAAAccgaaaactcaaaacaaatgAACTACTTGGGTTTGGTCGGATTTTAtggattattaataataaaactttaacaaaattttattcgggtagaaattcataaaataaaaatttaacgaCTACAGATCTTTTAACAATATTGTAAAAGAAGATCTAATCCATAATTAGAGTTAAATAGGAAATTTGTGTGTTAAATCTCTggtaaatttttttactatcaataaataaatttagttgGGGGTTTTAGTATTTAATAGAAAATACTATTTATAGAAATGGACATATTTACTATTTTAGTGGAAAAGgatatttgtaatttgtatGCCAATATTCAAGAAAAGTAAAACCCTAACAGCAACCTAAATCCCACTAAATTCTGTTGCAAATGGCTTCGTTTGATGTATTATTgttaataaaatgtttattgaCAAAAAGAATTGGGTTTATAACATGTTTTAAATAGACACATAGTCAAACCTAGTCAATTCTTGTCGTCTAATGTTTTCTAGTTTTACATCCATTAATTGGATTACTATTTTTTACTCCCTTGTTTAcgtttaaagaaagaaaattattatttttttggactttttaaagtTTGTGTTCGAACTTTGTTAGGTAATTCTTGTCGGTTGTTGTGGTGGGATCCGAAACTCTAACTTGCATGATTTTTCTAATATCCATAAACAGTAACTTTAAAACATACTAGAGACTGACCCGCACATCCGTGCggattttaagtttttttttcctcgttTAGGTCGTTTGTAAAAATTCAtgtaaaaacatgaaaaaatatctttattgTTTACTCAATTCGTTAACGTTTAGACAGAAATATCTGGATATCTGTAATTCTACAAAATAAATCAGATAATaatattcaatatttataagaaacCAATCAAATcgtaaatattaatatttttgaaaaatggatGTCCATCTAATCTGATAtgttatatacatgtatatataaagaattatatataacttatataattattatattttatgtaagtcttacaatatttatattaattaaattggtTATTTTAGCTATTAGttttaataagtaaataaactttttaaaataaaatattattaatttatattattttaaaaaaatctcttTGTACGGATAGAATTTGATATctagttaaagtatattttttggATATCTGGCCATCGAATATCCGAATAactacatattttaaaaagaataattaattatttagacGAAATAGATAAATCACAAATATCTCTAAAAACTCAGATATTTAATTTCTGTCTATCCTACgtataatatctaaaatacatTGTTCTAGTAAAGAAAAGAATCTCCACAGTTAGGATGGACAAATATTCATTAGTTTCTTTATATCTGTTACTTAACATTTACTCGCCTCAATTTTTAAGTATTCATCGTTGTTAAATCAAGTATTAAGTCGTTGAATTTTGCTATTTGCAAAGCAAATATAAGACAAGTATCATAAAAAGTTAGCGAATTGGCTTGATATTACTCGCTACTTATTTTGCGACTGAAAAGAAATGATAATTAAACCATAAAAATGAAAAccttaaaagatatttttttgttttaagaagTAAACCATATTTTTGTATCATAATTTTCTCTAGTATAATATTATCTAGaagtaattattaaaattttgaaaatataaccAAATAATTCATAAATACTACTCCCTCCGGTTTTTAATATAAGTCGTTTTATAACTATGCACATAAATTAAGAAtatcattaatttcttatattttctagataaaatatcattaattatttaactAATCACAAATCAATCaatgtaaaaataaatgatatttatcatTGGTCAAACAATATTAActcttaataaattttacatagaaaaccGAAAACGTCATATAATTTGGAACAAAAAATTTCCTTTAAAACGACTTATATAAAAGAACGGagaaaatagtaaatagtgTAAGTAATCGAGCAAGCCAAGCCAAGTAACTTGCAAGTAACATATATTTGGACAAGTATTAGAAATAATAAGAATCCGTTTTCGATAGGTCAATTACATGTCTAAAAATTCATCATTCATGAAAGACAAGCCAAGTATTAAATATACGTAAAAAAAAAGTACTCGGCTTCGGTTTGCACTCACCCCTATCTTAATTTAACAAACAAGTCTACCCTGTgcactcttttttttcttggagAACCTGTAGTCTGTACTCAAAGTCTCTGTATCAATAGTTGAAATGTAGTTCACATAGGCAAACGTAATAAAATGATGAACATATGAAAACATTCATTGTGCTTGCCCATTAACCAATTCCCCCTCAAAATCTGAAGCTTTTAAATGGagcaaaaatataaatgtatcaAACTGGTGCTTTATTCCAAATTTAGGAGGTGATTGGTAAGTGTTGTTAATGCTTTTTACAGATTTTTGTAGCCATTTTAATTTATCAGTTgtgttttaagaaaataatttaaagctATGTtcctaaaattaaaatagaacataaattgtttttaaaaatcaattttagagctttatatttaatggtttgaaaattattaatataaatttgcaGTCATATAATCTActgttacagaaaaaaaattacagcatatatttataactaaaaagtaaaagaatTATAACATTTACCAATCACCTCCTTTGTATTACTTTGAGGATGCAGGTgacaaaattttgtaaattcGGACTTCgattttattctataaattaatggATTCTGAGTGATGACAGATTGAAGAGAGCAACCTGATAGATATACAGACAAAATTATACTACACGATATATAGAGGTCAAGATGATGAATATTAGCAGTGCCGTCAgagttcatatatattttcttggAAAGTGGACGGTGGACCACTGAGTGTCAAGTCACTTCCAAATGCACAAGTAAGCAAGCttacattaatttaaatattaatttctaatttaatttttaactttttttttctaaacaaaatcGTAAACAAGATAATTTTTCTTACACTTTTAAAAGGAATATTTACCAGGGACATACAAATCCAGTAGTATTACGCTGAATTCATATATTATTGTGACAATTATGCCAAAATACATAATCATATATTCAAATTCGAATTTTCAGTTTTCAATGCACTGTACTGAACGGATTTTTCAGTATCCACTCCATAAACAATCTTTTTTATACATAATTATGTCATAATCAAAAGCTCAAAGCAATTTTCTGCAAGACATATTTTTAGCTCATTTCTGTGAAAGTTAATTATGGTATATTGTGAGATGTGTGACAGACGAAGACGACAGAGTtatgtaataaatatatactcaCATTAACTTTTTTTACTCCCATTTACTAAATTTTCAATTCTCTAGGTGTCAGGATTCACATAATGATCCGTCACTACACAAAGCCGAAAAGGAGACCCATCACTAATCTGAAACGTTACTGATCCTGCAACaagatttttctattttcccattttgaactatttttttcaaaagaaactaAAATCTCGTCTtctattacaaacaaaaaaaaactaatcgcTAATCTTCTCTCTCTGTTCTTGGATTGAAGTCAAGCTATCTGTTGATTTCTCCGACATTGATTCGCTTGATAATCTTGAAAACAAATACGAATctacaaaaataaacataagaATTTTAATTAGCATTTTTTCGAATATTTACctttaactaaataaaatatatcccAAATATAGAATTTGATTGCGTAGCTTGAGCGCAATGAAGTTGTGTCGCCGCCGTATCCGGAAGAATATGTGGTCCTAAAGTGGAACTATCTTGCCGGGTTTTAAAGTCTGGTTTCGTTGGCTTGGAGAGGTGTGCTCTCGGTGTTGTAGAGGTTGATGTTATCGTTCGGTGGGCCGAGGGCAACAACGATAAATCTCGTTCAGAGGCTATGGCAAGCTTACAGTACTATTATCATGGAGGATTTAGAATTTTCCTTTGTAGCAATGGATGTGTCCTTGTTCCTTATTCATATAAGTTACCCTGAATGGGTTCTAGTTGCCTGTTCTGTAGGCTTTAGTTTGTATCAATGGTTGTAATCTTCAGTGAATGAATTTTTTcagacgaaaaaaaaaaaatatagaatttgataatttACCTTCAGACGACGAAGTACTGAGTTTCTCTTGTGAGTAAGATTCACTGCTAGATCGCGGTAACGTACAAGATTCTGACCCGTGAAACGATTTCTTGCAGTGGAGAATGGCACTTTGAATCCCATCTTGTTGCACCTGTAAAGACTCGTCGAGTCTCTTCGCCGGAGACATCACTCCGACAGCCGCAGACGCCGACCGGCTCTTCCCAAGTTGTCTTCGAATCCCCGACGGTAtattcttcctctgtttctcccTCGCCGTCGCCGGTGAAGACGCCGGAGATGTAGTTACACTGTTGATGCTCTGTTTCTTCGTTGTTTTGTTGTATAAAGGCTTTATGAGATCAAAGAATCTCTTCgaggaagaaacagaggaaacagagtcCTCGAAGAACATCATGTCGGGTTTGAGCTGTGGCTTCGCAGTGGTCGTCGTTTTTCTGAAGCTCGTTGTTGATGTTTCGTCTTCGAGTTTGAACCTTACGTTGAGGCTTCtgttgttttctttcttcttgaAGGAGAAAGCACGAAACTTTCGACCGGTGTTAAGTGGAGTGGTCGGAGATTGAGGTTTGGAAGTGGGTTCGACGACAGGGATGACTTTGCTTTTAGAGACAGAGAACGTCGTTGTCTGTTttacttctctctcttcagGGGTTTTGTTTTTCTGTAAGGAGAAGTCCGAGAGAGAAAACTCGAGGTCGAAGAAGGAATCATCTCCTTCGCAGAGATCGACGTAGGAATCTTCTAACGATGTGGAGGATCTGACGGTGGATTCTGAGATTCTGGTTTCACGGCGGGGTTTATTGCCGGTGGTGTTCGTTAGCCAGAGTTTCATAAAGGTGAGAGCTTCCAttaggggagagagagagagagtgggagagagagggagagtaAAGAGCTTGGCTTTGTCAACGGGAATGGGCACGTCAGGTTTTAAAGGAAGAAGCAAGTGAAGGTGAGCTtttcaaaataatctttttatttgttttttgtgaAGGGAGAAAAAGATTAATGAAAATGGCATttaagatgaatttttttattttttcagtaGTGATATTTCTCTACTTTTATTAtcgttcttttctttttcttttcttttttacttttgcCTTTTTTTTAATGCACATGCTAAAACATTTGTTCCATCTATTGTCTTCATTTGTTTATCACTGTATCCACAACAAATACTATATGGTAGTAGCTTTTGTAAGCTAAAGtgctttttgtttgttttttggtgtcaaataacaatatttacatCTCAAACAATGAATTATTTTGGAAAGAAGAGCTTAGAACATTGCATTAGTACTTAAAGAAGAGCAATATTCACTACATTCCTCTTTTTTGTGCACAAAATGATCGCATTAATACTTAAAGATGGCTACATGCTATATATGAGAAATTGTTACACACCTGaacaatataaaagaaaagaaacaaagccACACCCAAGCTAAAACATGAAAACATATCACAACATGATAGGATCATAGGAATTACCGAAAAATTTGCAAATTCCTGTGAGATGCTTAGGACAGGCATGGTCAGAAGATTCCAAGATCATGTTCAGAACTCTGAAACCTTTGTCCAAAGATGGAGACAATACATAAGCAACTGTAATCTTCAATATCCAAATCCAAGTCCAGCTGTAATCTTAGAAGATTCAAGCAAATAAAAGTATAACCATTGCAATCACCATCGCTATTCAGCGACTTTTTTTTACTTCATTGACTAGTTTCTCACTACTTATAAGTTTCATTATACTTATATGTATAGTTATATGTGATCAATCTTTTTCGAATATTATCCAAAAGCTACATAATCGAGAAAGCAAATTTCTTAAGAACTCAATAAAATTTGTCAGGATTACTAGTTTTTAAATACAACTATACGATAATATTAATATCATGTCAGAATTGTCAATAGTTTGATCAAATTTTGGATTAATACAAAAACCTTGAAACATAATTAACTATAACTATATTAACGTGTTTTGGTTATAATTGTTTGAGAGTATCGATAGAATAGAACCCCCCACGAACTTATATATAAGGTAGCAAAAAGAAGACAAACGAAGAACACGGAAGTTTATTAATAAgttaaagttcaaaaaaaagtttattaataaGAATGACAAACGAATGTTTActcagaaaatgaagaagagtTGGGCTCTCTGCGTTCTTGCCCATTTTATTTAAAGGCGAGTTCGTGTTCTTTTTCGTGACAAAGGTATATGTGGCCTATTACATAGTTCACTTTTCCTTTTCTCTCTATTATGAAAGAATAAGTTGTTTACTGTGTATGTGTTCATACATTTATACCAAAGGTTTTAACCTCAAAAGCTTTGACTTCAAAAGCTATTTCTTTTgtgaatttcaaaaatttcgACCTTCTGTCACTTTAAAATCTAAAGAACGGTTTGCTTTGTAACTTTTTCTTTGCTTCAAAACATAATCTTCTAACTTTAATACAAATgagaatcaaaatattaatttttaacaagTTATTGATTAGCCTTATGTTTTATACTTTTCAgctttgttttctatattttctaattCAATTTTAAGATTCCATTCTTGTTCTAGTATTCTTGTTTTCACTGGAGCAACGTATGAACCAACAAAGCAAAATAATCCAGTTCCCCTTGTTCCATACTTGACTAGTTCCATCAGattgcttttttttgtttgtctatAACTAAACATAATTGTCTTTAGAACTTGGTTTATATTTTGCTGTGGTTAActcttaaattatataatatagtagTTGGTGACAGAAATAGAATAAGGATTCTAAGGAAAGCGTTGAGCTATACCGACTAAAGTGTTCATACCTAAAAATGACATAGAATATAACAAAAAAGATATGCGTACACGTGAATAACTAAATCCACGCAATTCTCATGGAATGTTGTATGCAATATGCA
This genomic stretch from Raphanus sativus cultivar WK10039 chromosome 3, ASM80110v3, whole genome shotgun sequence harbors:
- the LOC130509669 gene encoding membrane-associated kinase regulator 5-like encodes the protein MEALTFMKLWLTNTTGNKPRRETRISESTVRSSTSLEDSYVDLCEGDDSFFDLEFSLSDFSLQKNKTPEEREVKQTTTFSVSKSKVIPVVEPTSKPQSPTTPLNTGRKFRAFSFKKKENNRSLNVRFKLEDETSTTSFRKTTTTAKPQLKPDMMFFEDSVSSVSSSKRFFDLIKPLYNKTTKKQSINSVTTSPASSPATAREKQRKNIPSGIRRQLGKSRSASAAVGVMSPAKRLDESLQVQQDGIQSAILHCKKSFHGSESCTLPRSSSESYSQEKLSTSSSEDSYLFSRLSSESMSEKSTDSLTSIQEQREKISD